In one window of Pseudomonadota bacterium DNA:
- the ettA gene encoding energy-dependent translational throttle protein EttA gives MAQYIYTMIGVSKTVPPKRKIIEDISLSFFPGAKIGVLGLNGAGKSTVLRIMAGVDQEFEGEARPQPDIRVGYLEQEPALDDSLSVRGNVEQGVADIKALLTEFDEVSEQFAEPMDDDAMNDLLARQATLQDAIEAADGWELDRRLEMAAQALHLPPWDVDVSVLSGGERRRVALCRLLLSSPDMLLLDEPTNHLDADSVSWLERFLAEFNGTVVAITHDRYFLDNVAEWILELDRGRGIPWKGNYSSWLEQKETRLAQEESGQKARERAIKAELEWVRSNPKGRRAKSKARLARYEELCSQEFQTRNETREIYIPPGDRLGDQVIELASVSKGFGDRALIKDLSFKVPRGAIVGIIGPNGAGKSTLFRMLAGQEQPDSGTIDIGATVKLAYVDQSRDSLNGENSVWQEISDGQDLIQVGRYETPSRAYAGRFNFKGADQQKLVKVLSGGERNRLHLAKLLRSGGNTLLLDEPTNDLDVETLRALEEALLAFPGCALVISHDRWFLDRIATHILAFEGDGKVDFFEGNYSEYEQQQTPA, from the coding sequence ATGGCTCAGTACATCTACACCATGATCGGCGTCAGCAAGACGGTTCCGCCGAAGCGAAAAATTATCGAAGACATCTCGCTGTCGTTTTTCCCGGGCGCCAAAATCGGCGTCCTGGGCCTGAACGGTGCAGGGAAATCCACCGTGCTGCGCATCATGGCTGGCGTCGACCAGGAGTTTGAGGGTGAGGCCCGGCCCCAGCCGGATATCCGGGTGGGCTACCTGGAGCAGGAGCCGGCACTTGACGACAGCCTGAGCGTTCGCGGCAACGTCGAGCAGGGCGTCGCCGATATCAAAGCGCTGTTGACCGAATTTGATGAGGTCAGCGAGCAGTTCGCCGAGCCGATGGACGACGACGCGATGAACGATCTGCTGGCCAGACAGGCCACGCTGCAGGACGCCATCGAGGCGGCTGACGGCTGGGAGCTGGACCGCCGGCTGGAGATGGCCGCGCAGGCGCTCCACCTGCCGCCGTGGGACGTCGACGTTTCGGTGCTGTCCGGCGGCGAGCGCCGGCGGGTGGCGCTTTGTCGTCTGCTCCTGTCCAGCCCCGACATGCTGCTGCTCGACGAGCCCACTAACCATCTGGATGCCGACTCGGTCAGCTGGCTGGAGCGGTTTCTGGCTGAGTTCAACGGCACGGTGGTGGCGATTACCCACGATCGCTACTTCCTGGACAACGTTGCCGAGTGGATCCTCGAGCTCGACCGCGGTCGAGGTATTCCGTGGAAAGGCAACTACTCCTCATGGCTCGAACAAAAGGAAACCCGCCTGGCGCAGGAGGAAAGCGGTCAAAAGGCCCGCGAGCGGGCGATCAAGGCTGAGCTGGAGTGGGTCCGAAGCAACCCGAAAGGCCGGCGGGCGAAAAGCAAGGCGCGCCTCGCGCGCTATGAAGAACTCTGCTCACAGGAGTTTCAAACCCGCAATGAGACCCGCGAGATCTACATCCCGCCGGGCGATCGCCTGGGTGACCAGGTCATCGAGCTGGCCTCCGTCAGCAAGGGGTTTGGTGATCGGGCGCTGATCAAGGATCTGAGCTTCAAGGTCCCCCGCGGGGCCATCGTCGGCATCATTGGTCCCAACGGCGCCGGTAAGTCGACGCTGTTCCGGATGCTGGCGGGTCAGGAGCAGCCCGACAGCGGGACTATCGATATCGGCGCCACCGTCAAGCTGGCCTATGTCGATCAAAGCCGGGATTCCCTGAACGGGGAAAACAGCGTTTGGCAGGAAATCTCAGACGGCCAGGATCTCATCCAGGTTGGACGCTACGAGACGCCTTCGCGGGCCTACGCCGGCCGCTTTAACTTCAAAGGTGCCGATCAGCAAAAGCTGGTGAAAGTGCTGTCGGGCGGCGAGCGCAATCGTCTGCACCTGGCCAAGCTGCTGCGCAGCGGCGGCAACACGCTGCTGCTCGACGAGCCCACCAACGATCTGGACGTGGAAACACTTCGTGCTCTGGAGGAGGCGCTGCTGGCGTTTCCGGGCTGCGCGCTGGTCATCTCGCACGACCGCTGGTTCCTGGACCGGATAGCGACGCACATCCTGGCGTTTGAGGGTGACGGCAAGGTGGATTTCTTTGAAGGCAACTACAGCGAGTATGAGCAGCAGCAAACACCCGCTTAA
- a CDS encoding NAD-dependent epimerase/dehydratase family protein has product MASRVVVVGGGNQIAAFLIPKLLAAGHQVGVQSRRSAPPWIAPHPELSWSTAGGTLAADRSVGYDALIYLAPLTQFEERWRVLAGITRVVAFSSTSRMAKQASADAAERAMAELLADGESVLQRCTAEEGASLAVLRPTLIYGAGIDKNLTRLAGFVKRWRLMPLLGEGTGLRQPVHAADLAAAAQALLERPEPLSGSFNLPGGSTLSYRSMVKRVFESLELQPRFLPLPLLAARAALPLLRRSARWRDLNPAMLDRMNQDLVYDASPAQRAFHYQPRPFRPQPATWLPLNERKGH; this is encoded by the coding sequence ATGGCGAGCCGTGTCGTGGTGGTCGGCGGCGGCAATCAGATCGCCGCGTTCCTGATTCCGAAACTGCTGGCTGCCGGACATCAGGTGGGCGTTCAATCCAGGCGATCCGCACCGCCCTGGATCGCCCCCCATCCCGAGCTGAGCTGGTCGACTGCTGGCGGGACGCTTGCGGCGGATCGATCGGTTGGATACGACGCGCTGATTTACCTGGCGCCGCTCACGCAGTTCGAAGAGCGGTGGCGCGTGCTGGCCGGCATTACGCGCGTTGTGGCATTTTCTTCGACCAGCCGGATGGCCAAGCAGGCGAGCGCGGACGCCGCTGAGCGGGCGATGGCGGAGCTGCTGGCTGACGGAGAATCGGTCCTGCAACGCTGCACCGCCGAGGAAGGCGCCTCGCTGGCCGTCCTTCGGCCGACGCTGATCTACGGCGCCGGGATCGATAAAAACCTTACTCGCCTGGCTGGGTTTGTGAAGCGCTGGCGGCTCATGCCGCTGCTGGGTGAGGGCACCGGGCTCCGTCAGCCGGTGCACGCGGCGGACCTCGCCGCGGCTGCGCAGGCGCTGCTCGAGCGCCCCGAGCCGCTGTCGGGCAGCTTCAACCTCCCGGGCGGATCGACGCTGAGCTACCGATCGATGGTGAAGCGGGTATTTGAATCGCTGGAGCTTCAGCCCAGGTTCTTGCCGCTGCCCCTGCTCGCCGCCCGGGCAGCGCTGCCCCTGCTTCGGCGCAGCGCACGCTGGCGGGACTTGAATCCGGCCATGTTGGACCGCATGAACCAAGATCTGGTATACGACGCATCACCCGCCCAGCGGGCGTTTCACTATCAACCCCGGCCCTTCCGGCCGCAGCCGGCCACCTGGCTGCCGCTGAATGAGCGAAAAGGACACTGA
- a CDS encoding glycosyltransferase family 2 protein: protein MIVNYEAGAWLTRCVDALLASTVKPEVRVVDNGSTDGSLEPLAERPVEVIRNPKNLGFGRACNQAAVGLADNDLLVFVNPDCVVEPDCLEQMAKAFEEGPAVGMAGAWVMNEDGSVQKATLRRLLTVSNTLGSLLHGGGRPRAAASRGTGTQPAEALSGALLMLSAGCFRSLGGYDEAYFLHCEDLDLMRRAAGAGWGLRLCPDACAVHAQGVSHRAAPLRAQAHKHASLCRYYSAELGPLAAACWSALIWTHFVIRSPGWWLAGRRG, encoded by the coding sequence GTGATCGTGAACTACGAGGCGGGCGCCTGGCTCACGCGCTGCGTCGACGCGCTGCTCGCCTCGACGGTGAAGCCTGAGGTCCGGGTAGTCGACAACGGCTCCACCGACGGTAGCCTCGAGCCGCTGGCGGAACGGCCGGTTGAGGTCATACGCAACCCCAAAAATCTCGGCTTTGGCCGAGCCTGCAATCAGGCGGCGGTCGGGCTCGCGGATAACGACCTGCTGGTCTTCGTGAATCCCGACTGTGTGGTGGAACCCGACTGCCTGGAACAGATGGCGAAGGCTTTCGAGGAAGGGCCTGCCGTCGGCATGGCCGGCGCTTGGGTCATGAACGAAGACGGAAGCGTCCAAAAGGCAACGCTGCGGAGGCTCCTCACCGTCAGCAATACGCTTGGCAGCCTGCTGCATGGCGGTGGACGGCCGCGTGCGGCGGCGTCGCGTGGGACGGGCACGCAGCCCGCCGAGGCCCTGTCCGGCGCGCTGCTGATGCTTTCGGCGGGCTGCTTCCGGTCGCTGGGAGGGTATGACGAGGCGTACTTTCTTCACTGCGAGGATCTCGACCTGATGCGGCGCGCAGCCGGGGCAGGGTGGGGGCTGCGGCTGTGTCCTGACGCCTGCGCGGTCCATGCCCAGGGAGTCAGTCATCGTGCCGCTCCGCTCCGGGCTCAGGCGCACAAACATGCATCCCTGTGTCGCTACTACTCGGCGGAGCTGGGACCGCTGGCCGCCGCCTGCTGGTCAGCGCTGATCTGGACGCATTTTGTGATTCGTAGCCCCGGGTGGTGGCTTGCGGGTCGCCGCGGCTGA
- a CDS encoding class I SAM-dependent methyltransferase, whose protein sequence is MSQTIHPPELPFSGERFTPECVREMAYEHWHRYALASTLVDERRVLDAACGEGYGSALLATRAISVDGVDLSAEAVDHARRRYHAENLRFHSASVTDLPADDSCYDAVISFETLEHLSQQAEMLQEFRRVLRDTGFLMISSPDKATYSDATGYNNEFHVKELYRDELLTLLKSQFPAVRLLGQAMAFQSLIWPVDGTPGADPAGCQSLVMHEDRLEAAAVPPGQPLYFIAVCAAREADLPALPGLSQFGDAEQSVYAHYQHEIRKNMAAGKLLAERDQEIERLRQALQEAKKGHPDHGV, encoded by the coding sequence ATGAGTCAAACCATCCATCCGCCGGAACTGCCGTTCTCCGGCGAGCGATTCACGCCGGAGTGCGTTCGGGAGATGGCGTACGAGCACTGGCACCGCTATGCGCTGGCCTCGACCCTCGTCGACGAAAGGCGGGTACTGGACGCGGCGTGTGGCGAGGGTTATGGCAGCGCGCTGCTGGCAACCCGAGCGATCTCGGTGGATGGCGTGGACCTGAGCGCGGAAGCGGTGGACCACGCCCGGCGACGTTATCACGCCGAGAACCTGCGCTTCCACAGCGCCAGCGTCACGGACCTGCCGGCTGACGATAGCTGCTACGACGCCGTGATTTCCTTTGAAACGCTGGAACATCTGAGCCAGCAGGCTGAAATGCTCCAGGAGTTTCGGCGGGTTTTGCGGGACACTGGCTTTCTCATGATCTCCTCGCCAGATAAGGCTACCTACAGCGACGCCACGGGCTACAACAACGAGTTTCACGTCAAAGAGCTGTACCGTGATGAGCTCCTGACGCTCCTGAAGTCTCAGTTCCCGGCGGTTCGACTGCTGGGACAGGCCATGGCCTTTCAGTCGCTGATCTGGCCGGTCGACGGCACGCCGGGTGCCGACCCGGCGGGGTGCCAGTCGCTGGTGATGCACGAGGACAGGCTGGAGGCTGCGGCTGTCCCCCCGGGCCAGCCGCTCTATTTCATCGCCGTCTGCGCGGCTCGCGAAGCTGATCTGCCGGCCCTGCCAGGCCTCTCCCAATTCGGTGACGCAGAACAGTCGGTTTACGCTCACTACCAGCACGAGATTCGCAAAAACATGGCTGCCGGCAAGCTGCTGGCCGAGCGCGACCAGGAAATTGAACGACTGCGCCAGGCGCTGCAGGAAGCGAAAAAGGGGCACCCCGACCATGGAGTTTAA
- a CDS encoding glycosyltransferase family 2 protein, translating into MIEIIVPVFNAASDLERCLEALLQHTESDQRVLLINDASTDPVVVPLLEEFVGQRRSAQLLHNPTNLGFIGTCNLAMSASGHDVVLLNSDAQVTSGWLEALRRCAASDARIATATPFSNNAEICSIPDFCVNNPIPDNPARWARAVSATGSRTYPELPTGVGFCLYVRRAALDELGLFDPRYGRGYGEENDFCRRAAAAGWRNVLCDDAYVLHAGGKSFGPLNLKPNGENLQVLLERYPDYEQLVADFIARDPLRPIRHSIMAKLAETH; encoded by the coding sequence ATGATTGAGATTATTGTGCCCGTTTTCAACGCTGCCTCGGATCTCGAGCGCTGCCTGGAGGCGTTGCTTCAGCACACGGAAAGCGACCAGCGGGTCCTGCTGATCAATGACGCCTCCACCGACCCGGTCGTGGTGCCGCTGCTCGAGGAATTTGTCGGCCAGCGACGAAGCGCACAGCTGCTTCATAACCCGACAAACCTGGGTTTCATCGGCACCTGCAACCTGGCGATGAGCGCAAGCGGCCACGACGTGGTGCTGCTGAACAGCGACGCGCAGGTCACCAGTGGCTGGCTCGAGGCGCTGCGACGGTGTGCAGCCAGCGACGCGCGGATCGCAACTGCTACGCCCTTTTCAAACAACGCCGAGATCTGTTCGATTCCGGATTTTTGCGTTAACAACCCGATACCCGACAATCCGGCGCGGTGGGCAAGAGCCGTCAGCGCAACGGGTAGCCGGACCTATCCCGAACTACCGACCGGCGTCGGCTTTTGCCTCTATGTGCGCCGGGCGGCGCTCGACGAGCTCGGACTGTTCGACCCCCGCTACGGGCGAGGCTACGGCGAGGAAAACGACTTCTGCCGCCGCGCCGCCGCAGCCGGCTGGCGGAACGTGCTGTGTGATGACGCCTATGTCCTTCACGCGGGAGGCAAGTCGTTCGGGCCGCTTAACCTGAAACCCAACGGCGAGAACCTGCAGGTCCTGCTGGAACGCTATCCGGACTATGAGCAGCTGGTTGCTGACTTTATTGCGCGCGACCCCCTGAGGCCGATTCGTCATTCGATCATGGCCAAGCTGGCCGAAACGCATTAA